In one window of Dyella thiooxydans DNA:
- a CDS encoding MFS transporter, with protein sequence MSLVAAFRALDSRQRHTVLASFLGWTLDAFDFFLLVFVIGNIAGEFGVATKEVAFSILLTLAARPIGALLFGRLADRYGRRPVLMVDVLLFSVLELACAFAPSLTVLLVLRFLFGIAMGGEWGIGASLVMESIPAGSRGAVSGLLQSGYPCGYFLGALAYWLVFGVFGFGWRAMFVVGALPALLVLYLRARVPESPVWEARRQAGKPRHVLHAMRGHWKRLVYMMLLMAAFNMFSHGSQDMYPTFLKSQLHLGTGEVTLLTMLLNAGAIVGGLFFGAWSERVGRRRAMVVAALLALPCIPLWAFGGSLVLLGLGAFLIQVMVQGAWGVVPSYLNEMSPDEVRGTLPGFAYQLGNLLAASTAYAQAWLAEAHGGNYAMVMAPWMAAVAVLLALLAWLGPEVRGVRFGGGQA encoded by the coding sequence ATGTCCCTGGTTGCCGCGTTTCGCGCCCTTGATTCCCGCCAGCGGCACACGGTGCTGGCCAGCTTTCTGGGCTGGACCCTCGACGCCTTCGACTTCTTCCTGCTGGTCTTCGTGATCGGCAACATTGCCGGGGAGTTCGGGGTCGCGACGAAGGAGGTCGCCTTCAGCATCCTGCTGACGCTTGCGGCGCGGCCCATCGGGGCGCTGCTGTTTGGCCGCCTGGCTGACCGCTATGGCCGTCGGCCCGTGCTGATGGTCGACGTGCTGCTGTTTTCGGTGCTGGAGCTGGCCTGTGCCTTCGCGCCCTCGCTGACCGTGCTGCTGGTGCTGCGCTTCCTGTTCGGCATCGCGATGGGCGGCGAGTGGGGCATCGGCGCCTCGCTGGTGATGGAGTCGATCCCGGCCGGCTCGCGCGGCGCGGTGTCCGGTCTGCTGCAGAGCGGCTATCCCTGCGGCTACTTCCTGGGCGCGCTGGCGTACTGGCTGGTGTTCGGGGTGTTCGGCTTCGGCTGGCGCGCGATGTTCGTCGTTGGCGCGCTGCCTGCGCTGCTGGTGCTGTACCTGCGCGCCAGGGTGCCGGAGTCGCCGGTGTGGGAGGCGCGCCGCCAGGCCGGGAAGCCCCGCCATGTGCTGCATGCGATGCGCGGGCACTGGAAGCGGCTGGTCTACATGATGCTGCTGATGGCGGCGTTCAACATGTTCAGCCACGGCTCGCAGGACATGTATCCGACCTTCCTCAAGTCGCAGCTGCACCTGGGTACCGGCGAGGTGACCCTGCTGACCATGCTGCTCAATGCCGGTGCCATCGTCGGCGGCCTGTTCTTCGGCGCGTGGTCGGAGCGGGTGGGGCGGCGGCGGGCGATGGTGGTGGCGGCCCTGCTGGCGCTGCCGTGCATCCCGTTGTGGGCCTTCGGCGGCTCGCTGGTGCTGCTTGGCCTGGGGGCGTTCCTGATCCAGGTGATGGTGCAGGGGGCCTGGGGCGTGGTGCCGTCCTACCTCAACGAGATGTCGCCGGACGAGGTGCGCGGTACGCTGCCCGGTTTCGCCTACCAGCTCGGCAACCTGCTGGCGGCCAGTACCGCCTACGCGCAGGCCTGGCTGGCCGAGGCCCACGGCGGCAACTACGCCATGGTGATGGCGCCGTGGATGGCTGCGGTGGCGGTGCTGCTGGCGCTGCTGGCCTGGCTCGGGCCGGAGGTGCGGGGCGTGCGCTTCGGCGGCGGGCAGGCCTGA
- a CDS encoding GNAT family N-acetyltransferase, whose translation MSGGIAWRTARLSCRLARPDDAEALWRYRTANRDHLAPWEPLRDEAYYTPAHSRRTLEEWMLGVAQDRAYPILMFDPDEREVLGSFTFSNVVRGPFQACLLGYGLAAEHEGRGLMREALAPAMDWAFDTLGLHRVMANYLPRNERSGRLLASLGFEREGLARRYLQIAGVWEDHVLTAKIAPD comes from the coding sequence GTGAGCGGTGGAATCGCCTGGCGCACGGCGCGCTTGTCCTGTCGTCTCGCCAGGCCGGACGACGCCGAAGCGCTGTGGCGCTATCGCACGGCCAATCGCGACCATCTGGCACCGTGGGAGCCTCTGCGCGACGAGGCCTACTACACACCCGCCCACAGTCGGCGGACGCTGGAGGAGTGGATGCTCGGCGTGGCGCAGGATCGCGCCTATCCGATCCTGATGTTCGATCCGGACGAGCGCGAAGTGCTCGGCAGCTTCACTTTCTCGAATGTGGTGCGAGGTCCCTTCCAGGCCTGCCTGCTGGGCTACGGCCTGGCGGCGGAGCATGAGGGCCGGGGATTGATGCGTGAAGCGCTGGCGCCGGCGATGGACTGGGCCTTCGACACGCTGGGCCTGCATCGGGTGATGGCCAACTACCTTCCACGCAACGAGCGCAGCGGCCGGCTGCTGGCCTCGCTGGGGTTCGAACGAGAGGGACTGGCGCGGCGCTACCTGCAGATCGCCGGCGTGTGGGAAGACCACGTGCTCACGGCGAAGATCGCGCCGGATTGA
- the hutG gene encoding N-formylglutamate deformylase: MDIPTFTLERGTAPLLISLPHDGSTIPDDIAARMHPSARRSVDTDWHVGQLYAPLAKALGASLLRPAMSRYVVDLNRPADGHALYPGRRETGLVSTIGFDGASLYPDGSEPDADEIGRRVDVFWHPYHQALQHELARLRAEHGRVVLWEGHSIRSVVPMLFDGRLPDFNLGTADGASCGEALQQRLADRLAAQDTYTHVVNGRFKGGYITRQYGRPAEGVQAVQLELAQCNYMDEDTLEYRPELAAPVQVLIGELLRGCLDAA; encoded by the coding sequence ATGGATATCCCGACCTTCACCCTCGAGCGCGGTACCGCGCCGCTGCTGATCAGCCTGCCGCACGACGGCAGCACGATTCCCGACGACATCGCCGCACGCATGCATCCATCGGCCCGGCGCTCGGTCGACACCGACTGGCACGTCGGCCAGCTCTATGCCCCGCTGGCCAAGGCGTTGGGCGCAAGCCTGCTGCGCCCGGCGATGTCGCGCTACGTGGTGGACCTCAACCGCCCGGCCGACGGCCACGCGCTGTATCCGGGGCGGCGCGAGACCGGGTTGGTATCGACCATCGGCTTCGATGGCGCATCGCTCTATCCGGATGGCAGCGAACCCGATGCCGACGAGATCGGCCGGCGCGTCGATGTGTTCTGGCATCCCTATCACCAGGCGCTGCAGCACGAACTCGCGCGGCTGAGGGCCGAGCACGGTCGCGTCGTGCTGTGGGAAGGCCACTCCATCCGCAGCGTGGTCCCGATGCTGTTCGACGGGCGCCTGCCGGACTTCAACCTGGGTACTGCCGACGGGGCGAGTTGCGGCGAGGCGCTGCAGCAGCGCCTCGCCGACCGGCTGGCGGCCCAGGACACCTACACCCATGTCGTGAACGGGCGCTTCAAGGGCGGCTACATCACCCGGCAGTACGGGCGTCCGGCCGAGGGAGTGCAGGCGGTCCAGCTGGAGCTGGCGCAGTGCAACTACATGGACGAGGACACGCTGGAGTACCGCCCGGAGCTCGCCGCACCAGTGCAGGTGCTGATCGGCGAACTCCTGCGCGGTTGCCTCGACGCGGCCTGA
- a CDS encoding FKBP-type peptidyl-prolyl cis-trans isomerase has translation MKAGKDKVISLHYTLTVDGEKVESSLDGNEPLWVLLGHGQLIPGLEKALEEREAGESFQVEVPPAEAYGERQEGQTQRVPKKYFQQANKLKPGMATTLALKQGGHRVVVVQKVGMTTVDVDLNHPMAGKALIFDVTVNEVREGTEEEIQHGHAHPPGGAAH, from the coding sequence ATGAAGGCTGGCAAGGACAAGGTGATCTCGCTGCACTACACCCTCACGGTGGACGGCGAGAAGGTGGAAAGCTCGCTGGACGGCAACGAGCCGCTGTGGGTTCTGCTCGGCCACGGGCAGTTGATCCCGGGGCTGGAGAAGGCGCTGGAAGAGCGCGAGGCAGGCGAGTCGTTCCAGGTCGAGGTGCCGCCGGCGGAAGCTTACGGTGAACGCCAGGAGGGCCAGACCCAGCGCGTGCCGAAGAAGTACTTCCAGCAGGCGAACAAGCTCAAGCCGGGCATGGCCACGACGCTGGCGCTCAAGCAGGGCGGCCATCGCGTGGTGGTGGTGCAGAAGGTGGGCATGACCACGGTGGACGTGGATCTGAACCACCCGATGGCCGGCAAGGCGCTCATCTTCGACGTCACCGTCAACGAGGTGCGCGAGGGCACCGAGGAAGAGATCCAGCACGGTCACGCGCATCCGCCGGGCGGCGCGGCCCACTGA
- a CDS encoding C40 family peptidase, with amino-acid sequence MMPLTNASPNHPARPSGRWVLAALACLALAACSSAPHRREPTFKASHSDLADLPARAPSAATAQVANDVLFRAMALVGTPYKWGGNTPESGFDCSGLVDYIYRHAADILLPHSSREMAAMDGRKIRHMTDLASGDLVFFGSRGGISHVGVYVGKGRFVHAPNSGGTVRLDDIDGPYWRDHFEFGKRLLD; translated from the coding sequence ATGATGCCGCTCACCAACGCCTCGCCAAATCACCCCGCACGGCCATCCGGTCGCTGGGTGCTCGCTGCGCTCGCATGCCTTGCGCTGGCGGCCTGCTCCAGCGCGCCGCACCGCCGTGAACCGACCTTCAAGGCCTCCCATTCCGACCTCGCCGACCTGCCCGCCCGTGCGCCTTCGGCGGCCACGGCGCAGGTCGCCAACGACGTGCTGTTCCGCGCGATGGCACTGGTCGGCACGCCCTACAAATGGGGTGGCAACACGCCGGAATCCGGCTTCGACTGCAGCGGCCTGGTCGACTACATCTACCGCCACGCCGCGGACATCCTGCTGCCGCACAGCTCGCGCGAGATGGCCGCGATGGACGGGCGCAAGATCCGGCACATGACCGACCTGGCCAGCGGCGACCTGGTGTTCTTCGGCAGCCGCGGCGGCATCAGCCACGTCGGCGTCTACGTCGGCAAGGGACGCTTCGTGCATGCACCGAACAGCGGCGGCACGGTGCGCCTGGACGACATCGACGGCCCGTACTGGCGCGACCACTTCGAGTTCGGAAAACGCCTGCTGGACTGA
- a CDS encoding DEAD/DEAH box helicase, with translation MSFESLGLAPALLRALTDQGYAEPTPVQAGSIPLVIAGHDLLAAAQTGTGKTAAFALPVIHKLIDAGAPQTRRPRVLVLTPTRELAAQVNDNFRDYAKYVRVATTTIFGGVGMGPQINALRRGVDVVIATPGRLIDHMQQRTIDLGGIDTLVLDEADRMLDMGFLPALKRVLSALPKQRQTLLFSATFAPAIKALAMQFMREPKEVSVTPPNTVAPLVSHHVHPVDAARKRDLLLHVLAGDSRRQTLVFSRTKHGADKLVKFLEVSGVRSAAIHGNKSQNARTRALSDFKSGRITVLVATDIAARGIDIDQLPMVINFDLPMVAEDYVHRIGRTGRAGSTGLAVSLVSHDESGLLRDILKLVKQEIAIDPVAGFEPSAPLRLDPGAPKPVQGNQRQGRPGNRPSGQGKANPGHRPHGHVQAGAGGEHAAGNRTRRRRGRPAAKA, from the coding sequence ATGTCCTTCGAATCGCTGGGCCTTGCGCCCGCGTTGCTGCGTGCGCTGACCGACCAGGGCTACGCCGAACCCACGCCGGTGCAGGCCGGCTCCATCCCGCTGGTGATCGCCGGTCACGACCTGCTGGCCGCCGCCCAGACCGGTACCGGCAAGACCGCCGCGTTCGCCCTGCCGGTGATCCACAAGCTGATCGACGCCGGCGCCCCGCAGACCCGTCGCCCGCGCGTGCTGGTGCTCACCCCGACCCGCGAGCTGGCCGCCCAGGTCAACGACAACTTCCGCGACTACGCCAAATACGTCCGCGTCGCCACCACCACCATCTTCGGCGGCGTCGGCATGGGGCCCCAGATCAACGCCCTGCGCCGCGGCGTGGACGTGGTGATCGCGACCCCGGGCCGGCTGATCGACCACATGCAGCAGCGCACGATCGACCTCGGCGGCATCGACACGCTGGTACTGGACGAGGCCGACCGCATGCTCGACATGGGCTTCCTGCCGGCGCTCAAGCGGGTGCTCTCGGCGCTGCCGAAGCAGCGCCAGACGCTGCTGTTCTCGGCGACCTTCGCCCCGGCGATCAAGGCGCTGGCCATGCAGTTCATGCGCGAGCCGAAGGAAGTCTCGGTGACCCCGCCGAACACCGTGGCGCCGCTGGTCAGCCACCACGTGCATCCGGTGGATGCGGCGCGCAAGCGCGACCTGCTGCTGCACGTGCTGGCCGGTGACAGCCGCCGCCAGACGCTGGTTTTCAGCCGCACCAAGCACGGCGCCGACAAGCTGGTGAAGTTCCTGGAGGTGTCCGGCGTGCGCTCCGCCGCGATCCACGGCAACAAGAGCCAGAACGCACGCACCCGTGCCCTGAGCGACTTCAAGAGCGGGCGGATCACCGTGCTGGTGGCCACCGACATCGCCGCCCGCGGCATCGACATCGACCAGCTGCCGATGGTGATCAATTTCGACCTGCCGATGGTCGCCGAGGACTACGTGCACCGCATCGGCCGCACCGGTCGCGCCGGCTCCACCGGCCTGGCGGTGTCGCTGGTCAGCCACGACGAGTCGGGCCTCCTGCGCGACATCCTCAAGCTGGTCAAGCAGGAGATCGCGATCGATCCGGTCGCCGGCTTCGAACCGTCGGCGCCGCTGCGGCTGGATCCGGGTGCGCCCAAGCCGGTGCAGGGCAATCAGCGCCAGGGTCGCCCGGGCAACCGGCCTTCGGGCCAGGGCAAGGCGAACCCGGGCCACCGTCCGCACGGTCACGTGCAGGCTGGCGCCGGCGGCGAACATGCCGCGGGCAATCGCACACGGCGTCGCCGCGGGCGTCCGGCGGCCAAGGCCTGA
- a CDS encoding SDR family NAD(P)-dependent oxidoreductase yields the protein MAKRLVGKVALVTGASSGIGEATAIALAEEGARVAVTARRRDRLEKLAETLAGLGAEPLVLEADLLDEHEAQRVVRETEAHYGRLDVLVNNAGVMYLEPVAEADLGRWRRMLELNVLSLIASTQAALAGMTARGDGHIVNVSSTAGRIANPNAAAYSATKFGVVAFSEALRREVYRHGIRVTVIEPGVVETELRDHIGHAATRDALNAWADSMRQLQSHDVAEAIAFCVTRPPHVNINELLMRPTDQER from the coding sequence ATGGCGAAGCGTCTGGTGGGCAAGGTGGCGCTGGTGACCGGGGCGTCCTCGGGTATCGGCGAAGCGACGGCGATCGCGTTGGCCGAGGAGGGGGCGCGGGTCGCGGTGACCGCGCGCCGCCGCGACCGGCTGGAAAAGCTGGCGGAAACCCTCGCCGGGCTGGGTGCCGAGCCGCTGGTGCTGGAGGCGGATCTGCTCGACGAGCACGAGGCCCAGCGCGTGGTGCGCGAGACCGAAGCACACTATGGACGTCTGGACGTCCTGGTCAACAACGCCGGCGTGATGTACCTGGAGCCGGTGGCCGAGGCCGATCTCGGCCGCTGGCGCCGGATGCTGGAGCTCAACGTGCTCAGCCTGATCGCTTCGACCCAGGCGGCGCTGGCCGGCATGACCGCGCGTGGCGATGGTCACATCGTCAACGTCTCCTCCACCGCCGGGCGCATCGCCAACCCCAACGCGGCCGCCTACTCGGCGACCAAGTTCGGCGTGGTGGCGTTCTCCGAGGCGCTGCGCCGCGAGGTCTACAGGCACGGCATCCGTGTCACCGTGATCGAGCCGGGCGTGGTGGAGACCGAGCTGCGCGACCACATCGGCCACGCTGCGACCAGGGACGCGCTGAACGCATGGGCCGACAGCATGCGACAGCTGCAGTCGCACGACGTGGCCGAGGCGATCGCGTTCTGCGTCACCCGCCCGCCGCACGTGAACATCAACGAATTGCTGATGCGACCCACCGACCAGGAGCGTTGA
- a CDS encoding BlaI/MecI/CopY family transcriptional regulator — MNPAVPSITDAESQVMAVLWEQAPRSSEEIVAALADTGWHEKTIRTLLNRLLGKQAVAADRDGRRYLYRPLLSREQWQSQESRSLLDRVFGGRVAPLLAHFSRHEKLSEKDIAELRALIDAIERKER, encoded by the coding sequence ATGAACCCAGCGGTCCCGAGCATCACTGACGCCGAGAGCCAGGTCATGGCCGTGCTGTGGGAGCAGGCCCCGCGCAGCTCGGAGGAGATCGTCGCCGCACTGGCCGATACCGGCTGGCACGAGAAGACCATCCGCACCCTGCTCAACCGCCTGCTCGGCAAGCAGGCGGTGGCCGCCGACCGCGACGGGCGCCGCTACCTGTACCGGCCGCTGCTGAGCCGCGAGCAGTGGCAATCGCAGGAGAGCCGCAGCCTGCTCGACCGCGTGTTCGGCGGCCGCGTGGCGCCCCTGCTGGCGCACTTCAGCCGCCACGAAAAACTCAGCGAGAAAGACATCGCCGAGCTGCGTGCGCTGATCGACGCCATCGAGCGCAAGGAGCGCTGA
- a CDS encoding DEAD/DEAH box helicase, which produces MSSPSSDSVPAAAGFTALGLAPDLLRALADVGYESPSPIQAATIPPLMEGRDVLGQAQTGTGKTAAFALPILSRIELKPGKPQALVLAPTRELAIQVAEAFQRYATYLPGLQVLPIYGGQSYGPQLQALRRGVQIVVGTPGRVIDHLDKGTLDLSELKYLVLDEADEMLRMGFIDDVTKVLEATPPTRQVALFSATMPTVIRKIAQQHLKDPVEVTIKSSTTTAANIRQRYWFVSGLHKLDAMTRILEAEPFDAMIIFARTKQATEELAEKLSARGFAAAAINGDIAQPQRERVIQQLKDGKLDILVATDVAARGLDVERISHVMNYDIPYDTESYVHRIGRTGRAGRNGEAILFVTPREKGMLRAIERATRQPIEEMKLPTVEAVNDVRIGKFKQRISDTLAQGGLEFFQQLIEQYETEHNVPAIEIAAALARIAQGDQPLLLTPPPKREFEPRERPARAEREPRDARDSRGRDGAPREGFRPAVRAHVTEPGKRTYRIEVGHEHGVKPGNIIGAIANEAGLESSHMGRLSIRGDYSLIDLPDGMPKDIFEHLKKVWVVQRQLRIHEWDGQDDGAADRPPPRRSGPRPGGFKGKPRPGGHGKPPRRHS; this is translated from the coding sequence ATGTCATCCCCGTCTTCCGACTCCGTACCGGCAGCCGCCGGCTTCACCGCGCTTGGCCTCGCACCGGACCTGCTGCGCGCCCTCGCCGATGTCGGCTACGAGTCGCCCTCGCCGATCCAGGCCGCCACCATCCCGCCGCTGATGGAAGGCCGCGACGTGCTCGGCCAGGCGCAGACCGGCACCGGCAAGACCGCCGCATTCGCCCTGCCGATCCTGTCGCGCATCGAGCTCAAGCCCGGCAAGCCGCAGGCGCTGGTGCTGGCGCCGACGCGCGAGCTGGCGATCCAGGTCGCCGAGGCATTCCAGCGCTACGCCACCTATCTGCCCGGCCTGCAGGTGCTGCCGATCTACGGCGGCCAGAGCTACGGCCCGCAGCTGCAGGCGCTGCGCCGCGGCGTGCAGATCGTGGTCGGTACTCCCGGCCGCGTGATCGACCACCTGGACAAGGGCACGCTGGACCTGTCGGAACTGAAGTACCTGGTGCTCGACGAGGCCGACGAGATGCTGCGCATGGGCTTCATCGACGACGTCACCAAGGTGCTCGAGGCGACCCCGCCGACCCGCCAGGTGGCGCTGTTCTCGGCCACCATGCCCACGGTGATCCGCAAGATCGCGCAGCAGCACCTGAAGGATCCGGTCGAGGTCACCATCAAGTCCTCCACCACCACCGCGGCCAACATCCGCCAGCGCTACTGGTTCGTCTCCGGCCTGCACAAGCTGGACGCGATGACGCGCATCCTGGAGGCCGAGCCGTTCGACGCGATGATCATCTTCGCGCGCACCAAGCAGGCCACCGAGGAGCTGGCCGAGAAGCTGTCCGCGCGCGGCTTCGCCGCGGCCGCGATCAACGGCGACATCGCCCAGCCGCAGCGCGAGCGGGTGATCCAGCAGCTCAAGGACGGCAAGCTCGACATCCTGGTCGCCACCGACGTGGCGGCGCGCGGCCTGGACGTGGAGCGCATCAGCCACGTCATGAACTACGACATCCCGTACGACACCGAGAGCTACGTGCATCGCATCGGCCGCACCGGCCGCGCGGGCCGCAACGGCGAGGCGATCCTGTTCGTCACCCCGCGCGAGAAGGGCATGCTGCGGGCGATCGAACGCGCCACGCGCCAGCCGATCGAGGAGATGAAGCTGCCCACCGTCGAGGCGGTGAACGATGTGCGCATCGGCAAGTTCAAGCAGCGCATCAGCGATACCCTGGCGCAGGGCGGCCTGGAGTTCTTCCAGCAGCTGATCGAGCAGTACGAGACCGAACACAACGTGCCGGCGATCGAGATCGCCGCCGCCCTGGCGCGGATCGCCCAGGGCGACCAGCCGCTGCTGCTGACTCCGCCGCCGAAGCGCGAGTTCGAGCCGCGCGAGCGGCCGGCCCGCGCCGAGCGCGAGCCGCGGGATGCACGCGACAGCCGTGGCCGCGACGGCGCACCGCGCGAAGGCTTCCGTCCCGCTGTGCGCGCCCACGTCACCGAGCCGGGCAAGCGCACCTACCGCATCGAAGTGGGCCACGAGCACGGCGTGAAGCCGGGCAACATCATCGGCGCCATCGCCAACGAGGCCGGCCTGGAAAGCAGCCACATGGGCCGACTGAGCATCCGCGGCGACTACAGTCTGATCGACCTGCCCGACGGCATGCCGAAAGACATCTTCGAGCACCTGAAGAAGGTCTGGGTGGTGCAGCGCCAGCTGCGCATCCACGAGTGGGACGGCCAGGACGACGGTGCCGCCGACCGTCCGCCGCCGCGCCGCAGCGGTCCGCGCCCGGGCGGCTTCAAGGGCAAGCCCCGGCCGGGCGGACACGGCAAGCCGCCGCGGCGTCATTCCTGA
- the fghA gene encoding S-formylglutathione hydrolase, translated as MSGFETLSEQACFGGVQGFYRHDSVVCGGPMRFAVYQPPQAVQGRRPVLYYLAGLTCTEETATIKAGAQRLAAQYGMVLVMPDTSPRDTGIDGATGDWEFGEGAGFYVDATQAPYAARFRMYSYVVEELPALVARHFPVDPTHSSVFGHSMGGHGALTIALRHPDRYRSVSAFAPIVAPSQVPWGLKALPRYLGEDRAAWADYDACELVARQTFPGTILIDQGEADKFLEGQLKPELFDQACAEAGQALLLRRHPGYDHSYWFISTFVEDHMRHHAQALGLA; from the coding sequence ATGAGCGGCTTCGAGACCCTTTCCGAGCAGGCATGCTTCGGCGGCGTGCAGGGCTTCTACCGGCACGATTCGGTCGTGTGCGGAGGGCCGATGCGCTTCGCCGTGTACCAACCCCCGCAGGCGGTGCAGGGACGGCGACCGGTGCTGTACTACCTGGCCGGTCTCACCTGCACCGAGGAAACCGCCACCATCAAGGCCGGCGCGCAACGGTTGGCCGCCCAGTACGGCATGGTGCTGGTGATGCCGGACACCAGTCCGCGCGACACCGGCATCGATGGGGCGACCGGCGACTGGGAGTTCGGCGAAGGGGCCGGCTTCTACGTCGATGCCACGCAGGCGCCTTATGCCGCCCGGTTCCGCATGTACAGCTACGTGGTCGAGGAGCTGCCGGCGCTGGTCGCGCGACATTTTCCGGTCGACCCAACCCACAGCAGCGTCTTCGGCCACTCGATGGGGGGCCACGGCGCGCTGACCATCGCGCTGCGCCATCCGGATCGCTATCGCTCGGTGTCGGCTTTCGCGCCGATCGTGGCGCCCAGCCAGGTGCCGTGGGGACTCAAGGCGCTGCCGCGTTATCTGGGCGAGGACCGCGCAGCCTGGGCCGACTACGATGCCTGTGAGCTGGTCGCGCGGCAGACCTTCCCGGGCACGATCCTCATCGACCAGGGCGAGGCGGACAAATTCCTCGAGGGCCAGCTCAAGCCGGAGCTGTTCGACCAGGCCTGTGCAGAAGCGGGGCAGGCGCTGCTGCTGCGCCGGCATCCTGGCTACGACCACAGCTACTGGTTCATCAGCACCTTCGTCGAGGACCACATGCGCCATCATGCGCAGGCGCTCGGGCTGGCGTGA
- a CDS encoding M56 family metallopeptidase, translating to MSALLLDMTLGLLLVLILRRPVRRLLGAGPAFTLWLWPPMLAAMAWLPIPAISEYALPPVLVQARQATAAALAASPSSREMGLLLWGTGTALALLRLVVVYVRLRREARPAPAALQAMVAAVAPTLDPRRLRVHPMGPAVLWAPRSLVLLPPDFARDGDRDRERMRMVLAHECTHLRRLDPLWTLLAEILAAVLWFHPLAWLALPRFRLDQELACDERTLRAHGADAPAYARTLLSSAGMDAAPVLIPWLAEPQLKERLTMIRRHRTRTPLRVAGTLGLALAGTGLSLAARTMPPAQPAAGASQDLAFNARVQPHYPKASIANREQGTVMLKILVNPDGSVKQVDYDPKASDTTSGNLIAAASEAAMQWHFIPAMRGGHAIESYARVPVNFSLDRLPTPVSKAEAEKKASEYAKKH from the coding sequence ATGTCGGCCCTCCTGCTCGATATGACCCTCGGATTGCTGCTGGTACTGATCCTGCGCCGCCCGGTGCGGCGCCTGCTTGGCGCCGGCCCGGCTTTCACGCTGTGGCTGTGGCCGCCGATGCTCGCCGCCATGGCATGGCTGCCGATCCCGGCGATATCGGAGTACGCGCTGCCGCCGGTGCTGGTGCAGGCACGGCAGGCCACGGCCGCTGCGCTGGCGGCAAGTCCAAGCTCCCGCGAGATGGGGTTGCTGCTGTGGGGCACGGGCACCGCCCTGGCACTGCTGCGGCTCGTGGTCGTCTACGTCCGCCTGCGCCGCGAGGCCCGGCCAGCACCTGCCGCCCTGCAGGCCATGGTGGCCGCCGTGGCGCCGACGCTCGATCCACGGCGGCTGCGGGTCCACCCGATGGGGCCGGCCGTGCTGTGGGCTCCCCGCAGCCTCGTGCTGCTGCCGCCCGATTTCGCCCGTGATGGCGACCGCGACCGCGAGCGCATGCGCATGGTGCTGGCCCACGAATGCACCCACCTGCGCCGGCTCGATCCGCTGTGGACGCTGCTGGCGGAGATCCTGGCCGCCGTGCTGTGGTTCCACCCGCTGGCCTGGCTGGCCCTGCCCCGCTTCCGCCTCGATCAGGAACTGGCCTGCGACGAGCGCACCCTGCGCGCCCACGGTGCGGACGCCCCCGCTTATGCGCGCACCCTGCTTTCCAGCGCCGGCATGGATGCTGCGCCGGTGCTGATCCCCTGGCTCGCCGAGCCGCAGCTGAAGGAACGACTGACCATGATCCGACGCCACCGCACCCGCACCCCGCTTCGCGTCGCCGGCACGCTCGGCCTGGCACTGGCCGGCACCGGCCTCTCCCTGGCGGCACGAACCATGCCCCCGGCCCAGCCAGCGGCAGGCGCCTCGCAGGACCTGGCCTTCAACGCCCGCGTGCAGCCGCACTATCCGAAAGCCTCCATCGCGAACAGGGAGCAAGGCACGGTGATGCTCAAGATCCTGGTCAACCCGGACGGCTCGGTGAAGCAGGTGGATTACGACCCCAAGGCCAGCGACACCACGTCGGGCAACCTGATCGCCGCCGCCAGCGAGGCGGCCATGCAATGGCACTTCATCCCGGCCATGCGCGGCGGCCACGCCATCGAGAGCTACGCCCGGGTTCCGGTCAACTTTTCGCTGGACCGATTACCCACGCCCGTCAGCAAGGCCGAAGCCGAGAAAAAGGCTTCGGAATATGCAAAAAAGCACTGA